The genomic stretch TATTTACTAATATTGATAGTGCAATGATAATTTAGGGCTGGACCGAATGGAGGCCCCAAGTTGCTGAATGATTGAGGCAACTTATATATTAAGGAGGTCGTTTAATTATGATGCGTTCATTATATTCCGCAGTAGGCGGACTTAGAAATCACCAAACAAGAATGGATGTTATTGGTAATAATATTGCTAATGTTAATACTACTGGTTACAAAGGCGGTAGAGTTAACTTTCAAGATATTCTTAATCAAAATATTCAAGGTGCTTCAGGCTCACAAGGCAATCGAGGCGGTACAAATCCAATGCAGGTTGGTTTAGGGATGGCTTCAGCCAGTATTGATACATTATTTACCAATGGTAGTATTCAAAGTACAGGTGTTGGTACGGATTTAGCGATTTCCGATGCTGGCTTTTTTATCCTTGGAGAAGGCAACAATAGAGTCTATAGCAGAGCCGGTAATTTTGACTTCGATAATACTGGAAACTATGTTTCTACAAGCTCAGGAATGAAAGTAATGGGCTGGAATGCTACTGCAGGTGTCGTTAATTCATCGGGCGATGTTCAAGCAATCAAAATAACTAAAGGGCAAATAATGCCGGCTTCAGCAACAAGTCAAGTAAGTTTTTCTAAAAATTTGTCAGCTGATGCTGCTGTTGGAACAACTGTTACAATGCCATTAACAGTATTTGATAGCTTGGGATCTGCACACAATATAACATTAACAATGGCAAAGGCTACGGGAGCTAACACATGGAATGTATATTATCCTGCTACTACCAGTACAGGAGCTGTAATAACTGGGGGAAGTAATATTATTCCACCTAGTCCTTTAGCAACACCAGTGGGAACGGTTACATTTAACAATGATGGAACGCTAAATGCATCAACTGTTCCTGACATTTCTTTTGCACCAGCAACAATAGCAGCTCAAACTGCTACTATAAATTCTAATTTTACAGATATTCCATTAACAACAGTAAATACAAGTGGTTTTTCACTTACATTACCAGTCCCAGCGGCAACAACTTCTATTACACAGGCTATGCCTATTACTTACCCTGATGGAACAACTGATTCAGTAGTTGTAACATTAACAAAACCGGCAGGATACACTGATGCAAATCCTTCTACGTGGGCAGTAACATATCCGGCTAAAACTGCCAATGGATATGACATCGGAAACGCAGGTGCTACTGCGTATACTGTAGATTTTCCTGGAGGTGTAGCTCCAGGAACGATAAATACAAATAGTGATACAATTCCAGCTAATATACAAGTTGCACGACCATTTAATTATCAAATGCAAATAACAAATAGTAATGG from Negativicutes bacterium encodes the following:
- a CDS encoding flagellar hook-basal body complex protein encodes the protein MMRSLYSAVGGLRNHQTRMDVIGNNIANVNTTGYKGGRVNFQDILNQNIQGASGSQGNRGGTNPMQVGLGMASASIDTLFTNGSIQSTGVGTDLAISDAGFFILGEGNNRVYSRAGNFDFDNTGNYVSTSSGMKVMGWNATAGVVNSSGDVQAIKITKGQIMPASATSQVSFSKNLSADAAVGTTVTMPLTVFDSLGSAHNITLTMAKATGANTWNVYYPATTSTGAVITGGSNIIPPSPLATPVGTVTFNNDGTLNASTVPDISFAPATIAAQTATINSNFTDIPLTTVNTSGFSLTLPVPAATTSITQAMPITYPDGTTDSVVVTLTKPAGYTDANPSTWAVTYPAKTANGYDIGNAGATAYTVDFPGGVAPGTINTNSDTIPANIQVARPFNYQMQITNSNGTTDTINTVIHPSSPYAYNGWTIEYPSTTASNHIVTNSGLQANMHLALNTDGTFNAAGSVLPTGNVNIGVPTQTAATVNIDMDFTNTKQVAGTSTVAYEKTGYAAGTLDSVSLNKAGEVVGTFSNGQNQVLAQVALAAFNNPGGLTKLGSNTYSVSANSGEPQIGTAATGGRGSLTPGALEMSNVDLSQQFSDMIVTQRGFQSNSKIITVSDEMLETLVNMKR